Below is a window of Geminocystis sp. M7585_C2015_104 DNA.
TCCGGATTTGGTCAAAAAACTGTTAGATCATGTCATATACTATTATTATCCCCATCTAATGGACTCGGATAATCCCTATCGTCAATTTTACAGGGAGTTGGTGCAAAGAATTGCCCTTCTTGTGGCTCAGTGGATGGCTGCCGGTTTCTGCCATGGGGTTTTGAATACCGATAATATGTCCATTACTGGGGAAGGTTTTGACTATGGCCCCTATGCTTTTATATCTACCTATGAGCCCTCCTTTACTGCCGCTTATTTTGACTACACTGGTAGATACAGTTACGGTAATCAGCCTTTTATTTGTCGCCTGAATTTGGAATTGTTACAAAAGCCTCTTAGTCTAGTTATTCCCAAACAGGACTTAGAAGAAGAATTGGTTTATTTTGATGATTATTACCGTCAGTACTACCTGGATTTAATGTTATCAAAACTTGGTTTTAAATTCCTGGATGACAAACAGCTAGGAGAAGAGTTGGTCAGGCAGACAATTATTCTCTTAAAAGACAGCCAATACCCTTACCATCAGTTTTTTGCTGATTTAGCCCAGGACTTTAACTATAGCTGGCACAACGATGAAAATTTAATCCTCGAAAATAGGGATATAAACGCTGCTAACATGAGCAATTGGCGTAGATTATACCACCGTTGTCTGGAACAGTTTGTCAGAGATGAATTGGACAAAATAGAAAAAACTCTCCATCAATACAACCCCCAAATTGTCCCCATACCAGACATAATTGAATCAGTATGGGAGCCTATATCTGTTAATGATAATTGGCAACCCCTTTATGACCTGTTAGAAGCTATAAAAAAGAAATAAAATCCATAGGGTAAAAACAATTGCATTTACTAATGGCAACCACAGTTGACCCAGTAGTAGCCACCCTGGTAGTAATAATGGGCGCTATACCCGGTGCAGTTGTCCGTTATTACATCACCCGTTTCTCAGCGGAATGGTGGGGGGCTCATTTCCCCTTTGGCACTTTTATAATTAACCTATCTGGCACCCTTTTGATGGGAATTGTAACGGGCCTGTCCATCAAAGACGATACCATAAAACTGCTATTGGCCAATGGTTTTCTGGCATCCTACACAACCTTCTCCACCTTTATCCTGGATACTGTTACCCTGTGGCAGATGGGTGGGAAAAAAAGGGCTTTGCTGTACTATCTGGGAACTGTCCTATTGGGTACGATTCTTCTGAAAGTTGGTATTTTCCTGCCGCGGTTGATATATGGATAAAAACAAACAGCGTACAGTTATGGCTGTGAGTCTGGGTGCTATTGGTGGGGCACTTAGTCGCTATTATCTGGAAACATGGCTTTATCATAAGGGAATTGGTTTGCCTCTTGCCCACATGCTCATCAACTCCTCTGGCTGTTTGCTGATGGGGTTGTTTGTAACGT
It encodes the following:
- a CDS encoding YdiU family protein, yielding MRNPFLCLEYEPAMENMGDDYYTEVFAAEFPQHILRFANYDLLPLLGIDRDAVKPEHWIEAFGKFRGVRPFLALKYHGYQFGVYNPQLGDGRGFLYGQVRGTDGVLYDLGTKGSGRTPFSRQGDGRLTLKGGVREVIAAEALHRLGVNTSRCLCLIETGESLWRADEPSPTRSSVMVRLSKSHIRFGTFERLYYYQRPDLVKKLLDHVIYYYYPHLMDSDNPYRQFYRELVQRIALLVAQWMAAGFCHGVLNTDNMSITGEGFDYGPYAFISTYEPSFTAAYFDYTGRYSYGNQPFICRLNLELLQKPLSLVIPKQDLEEELVYFDDYYRQYYLDLMLSKLGFKFLDDKQLGEELVRQTIILLKDSQYPYHQFFADLAQDFNYSWHNDENLILENRDINAANMSNWRRLYHRCLEQFVRDELDKIEKTLHQYNPQIVPIPDIIESVWEPISVNDNWQPLYDLLEAIKKK
- the crcB gene encoding fluoride efflux transporter CrcB; translated protein: MATTVDPVVATLVVIMGAIPGAVVRYYITRFSAEWWGAHFPFGTFIINLSGTLLMGIVTGLSIKDDTIKLLLANGFLASYTTFSTFILDTVTLWQMGGKKRALLYYLGTVLLGTILLKVGIFLPRLIYG